A DNA window from Brassica napus cultivar Da-Ae chromosome A4, Da-Ae, whole genome shotgun sequence contains the following coding sequences:
- the LOC106388406 gene encoding uncharacterized protein LOC106388406 isoform X2, whose protein sequence is MRCHEVKSWTFSGLVAAFLDLSVAFSLLCASSLVYLTSKLLGVFGLTLPCPCDGLFSDKNKCFQETLVNLPVKKISSVQSSVISTSPFDSLLYKEANGGKKRKGEPSRHVEFEKEVVFRTPEVENASCFDLLTSQSLKKGSFKVKSKRLSFYGLKNHCQNCGKDLEDVSLRKSVSLCSIGCEDGGTGNNQPERTVSWAGEGTCTSPIEQVLEEERASRAALALELEKERNAAATAADEALGMILRLQEEKASIEMEARQYQRMIEEKSAFDAEEMSLLKEILLRREREKHFLEKEVDTYRQLFLETEQPLPNTPDSKQPTESLDDSFGFDIFTNQMDNRILDGEMKVNGVDDDQEIVTEQQEREEGTLLSEPVAESTKVGEDSDDIDCCVHDIHVVKDEDNKVQLNVPLDHVVRDLKLDRSQSVLGTSYLLPPACPQGRRILSPNMRRNSMSAVDYERLKIESEVGLLRGRLRAVQKGREKISFSSKEQSKSVLGDKTSRFWEARRSEPIDSSSPSSTMVKAMSMSLDLHSA, encoded by the exons ATGCGTTGCCATGAGGTAAAATCTTGGACATTTTCGGGTTTGGTGGCAGCGTTTCTTGATCTCTCTGTAGCTTTCTCGCTACTATGCGCCTCTTCGCTCGTTTATTTAACCTCCAAGCTGCTCGGTGTCTTCGGTTTGACCCTCCCCTGCCCTTGTGATGGCCTGTTCAGTGACAAGAACAAGTGTTTCCAAGAGACTCTAGTGAATCTTCCTGTTAAAAAGATCTCTTCTGTGCAAAGCTCCGTGATAAGTACATCACCTTTTGATTCACTTCTCTATAAAGAAGCCAATGGTGGAAAGAAGAGAAAAGGAGAGCCTAGTAGACACGTTGAGTTTGAGAAAGAGGTGGTCTTTAGAACTCCGGAGGTTGAGAATGCTTCATGTTTCGATCTTCTAACTTCGCAGAGTTTAAAGAAAGGGAGTTTTAAAGTCAAGAGTAAGCGTCTCAGCTTCTATGGTCTCAAGAACCATTGCCAAA ATTGTGGAAAAGACTTGGAGGATGTGTCCTTGAGGAAAAGTGTTTCACTTTGTTCTATTGGGTGTGAAGATGGTGGTACTGGGAACAATCAACCAGAGAGGACAGTATCATGGGCGGGAGAGGGTACATGCACTTCACCTATTGAACAAGTGCTTGAGGAAGAACGAGCTTCACGTGCTGCATTAGCTCTTGAACTGGAGAAAGAGAGAAACGCTGCAGCGACTGCTGCGGACGAGGCTTTGGGTATGATACTGAGGCTACAAGAGGAGAAAGCTTCGATAGAGATGGAAGCTAGGCAGTATCAGCGGATGATAGAGGAGAAGTCTGCTTTTGACGCGGAAGAGATGAGCCTTCTCAAAGAGATTTTGCTGAGGAGGGAGAGGGAGAAACATTTCTTGGAGAAAGAAGTTGACACCTATAGGCAATTGTTTCTTGAGACTGAGCAACCTCTTCCCAACACCCCAGATTCCAAACAACCAACTGAATCATTGGATGACTCTTTTGGATTTGACATTTTCACTAACCAGATGGACAATCGTATTCTTGATGGGGAAATGAAGGTGAATGGAGTAGATGACGATCAAGAGATTGTTACAGAACAACAAGAACGAGAGGAGGGTACTTTACTTTCAGAACCAGTGGCTGAGTCTACCAAGGTTGGTGAGGACTCCGACGACATTGATTGCTGTGTACATGATATCCATGTGGTGAAAGATGAAGATAACAAAGTGCAACTGAATGTTCCTTTGGACCATGTCGTACGGGATCTCAAACTGGATAGATCACAAAGTGTTTTAGGTACAAGTTATCTACTTCCACCGGCGTGTCCACAAGGACGAAGGATCTTGTCTCCAAATATGCGCAGAAACTCAATGTCAGCTGTTGACTATGAGAGACTGAAAATAGAGAGTGAAGTTGGTTTGCTGAGGGGACGTTTGAGAGCTGTACAGAAGGGAAGAGAGAAGATCAGTTTCTCTTCCAAGGAGCAGAGCAAATCGGTTTTGGGAGATAAAACAAGTCGGTTTTGGGAGGCTAGAAGATCGGAACCTATCGACTCTTCAAGCCCTTCTTCCACAATG GTTAAAGCTATGTCTATGTCACTGGACCTGCATAGTGCTTGA
- the LOC106388406 gene encoding uncharacterized protein LOC106388406 isoform X1 yields MRCHEVKSWTFSGLVAAFLDLSVAFSLLCASSLVYLTSKLLGVFGLTLPCPCDGLFSDKNKCFQETLVNLPVKKISSVQSSVISTSPFDSLLYKEANGGKKRKGEPSRHVEFEKEVVFRTPEVENASCFDLLTSQSLKKGSFKVKSKRLSFYGLKNHCQSKHSPQSPAEEINHSLLVNSKDCGKDLEDVSLRKSVSLCSIGCEDGGTGNNQPERTVSWAGEGTCTSPIEQVLEEERASRAALALELEKERNAAATAADEALGMILRLQEEKASIEMEARQYQRMIEEKSAFDAEEMSLLKEILLRREREKHFLEKEVDTYRQLFLETEQPLPNTPDSKQPTESLDDSFGFDIFTNQMDNRILDGEMKVNGVDDDQEIVTEQQEREEGTLLSEPVAESTKVGEDSDDIDCCVHDIHVVKDEDNKVQLNVPLDHVVRDLKLDRSQSVLGTSYLLPPACPQGRRILSPNMRRNSMSAVDYERLKIESEVGLLRGRLRAVQKGREKISFSSKEQSKSVLGDKTSRFWEARRSEPIDSSSPSSTMVKAMSMSLDLHSA; encoded by the exons ATGCGTTGCCATGAGGTAAAATCTTGGACATTTTCGGGTTTGGTGGCAGCGTTTCTTGATCTCTCTGTAGCTTTCTCGCTACTATGCGCCTCTTCGCTCGTTTATTTAACCTCCAAGCTGCTCGGTGTCTTCGGTTTGACCCTCCCCTGCCCTTGTGATGGCCTGTTCAGTGACAAGAACAAGTGTTTCCAAGAGACTCTAGTGAATCTTCCTGTTAAAAAGATCTCTTCTGTGCAAAGCTCCGTGATAAGTACATCACCTTTTGATTCACTTCTCTATAAAGAAGCCAATGGTGGAAAGAAGAGAAAAGGAGAGCCTAGTAGACACGTTGAGTTTGAGAAAGAGGTGGTCTTTAGAACTCCGGAGGTTGAGAATGCTTCATGTTTCGATCTTCTAACTTCGCAGAGTTTAAAGAAAGGGAGTTTTAAAGTCAAGAGTAAGCGTCTCAGCTTCTATGGTCTCAAGAACCATTGCCAAAGTAAGCATTCTCCGCAATCTCCTGCTGAGGAAATTAACCATTCTCTTCTTGTTAACTCCAAAG ATTGTGGAAAAGACTTGGAGGATGTGTCCTTGAGGAAAAGTGTTTCACTTTGTTCTATTGGGTGTGAAGATGGTGGTACTGGGAACAATCAACCAGAGAGGACAGTATCATGGGCGGGAGAGGGTACATGCACTTCACCTATTGAACAAGTGCTTGAGGAAGAACGAGCTTCACGTGCTGCATTAGCTCTTGAACTGGAGAAAGAGAGAAACGCTGCAGCGACTGCTGCGGACGAGGCTTTGGGTATGATACTGAGGCTACAAGAGGAGAAAGCTTCGATAGAGATGGAAGCTAGGCAGTATCAGCGGATGATAGAGGAGAAGTCTGCTTTTGACGCGGAAGAGATGAGCCTTCTCAAAGAGATTTTGCTGAGGAGGGAGAGGGAGAAACATTTCTTGGAGAAAGAAGTTGACACCTATAGGCAATTGTTTCTTGAGACTGAGCAACCTCTTCCCAACACCCCAGATTCCAAACAACCAACTGAATCATTGGATGACTCTTTTGGATTTGACATTTTCACTAACCAGATGGACAATCGTATTCTTGATGGGGAAATGAAGGTGAATGGAGTAGATGACGATCAAGAGATTGTTACAGAACAACAAGAACGAGAGGAGGGTACTTTACTTTCAGAACCAGTGGCTGAGTCTACCAAGGTTGGTGAGGACTCCGACGACATTGATTGCTGTGTACATGATATCCATGTGGTGAAAGATGAAGATAACAAAGTGCAACTGAATGTTCCTTTGGACCATGTCGTACGGGATCTCAAACTGGATAGATCACAAAGTGTTTTAGGTACAAGTTATCTACTTCCACCGGCGTGTCCACAAGGACGAAGGATCTTGTCTCCAAATATGCGCAGAAACTCAATGTCAGCTGTTGACTATGAGAGACTGAAAATAGAGAGTGAAGTTGGTTTGCTGAGGGGACGTTTGAGAGCTGTACAGAAGGGAAGAGAGAAGATCAGTTTCTCTTCCAAGGAGCAGAGCAAATCGGTTTTGGGAGATAAAACAAGTCGGTTTTGGGAGGCTAGAAGATCGGAACCTATCGACTCTTCAAGCCCTTCTTCCACAATG GTTAAAGCTATGTCTATGTCACTGGACCTGCATAGTGCTTGA